In Holosporales bacterium, a single window of DNA contains:
- the mltG gene encoding endolytic transglycosylase MltG → MSLRNLNKQLTVFLLFLLSLYLARSLFPARKHQETSLLIYKPVRLAAVAKTLYESRIAPDPLFARLAVVVIWVLKGRDLPPGKYDIAQSTSLLNFIRSLVKQSPQMLQLVFPTGFTNAQVIKRLADTPTMTGYITRIPMEGMLFPSNYHYIPGDSRQSMIDRMQYLREKSLSKFLVQKKFNVRQVLTLASIVEKETAHDEERRIVASIYLNRLKNNMRIQACPTVIYSVNYGQKRRRNSKITKLQLFNESAYNTYRLKGLPPAPICNPSKSSLTAAIYPAETDFLFFASEGGQPSGQHKFSKSFQGHIQNQKLLSK, encoded by the coding sequence TTGTCTTTAAGAAATTTAAATAAGCAGCTTACCGTATTTTTGCTGTTCCTGCTTTCGCTGTATCTTGCCAGATCTTTGTTTCCTGCAAGAAAGCATCAGGAAACGAGTTTGCTGATTTACAAGCCAGTCCGCCTTGCAGCCGTTGCTAAGACCTTGTACGAAAGCCGTATAGCGCCTGACCCTTTATTCGCCAGACTGGCGGTTGTCGTTATTTGGGTACTTAAAGGCAGAGATCTTCCGCCGGGCAAGTACGATATAGCGCAAAGTACTAGTCTACTTAATTTCATAAGGTCTTTGGTTAAACAATCTCCACAAATGTTGCAACTTGTATTCCCGACCGGGTTTACCAATGCTCAAGTGATAAAAAGGCTTGCTGATACTCCTACTATGACTGGATATATTACGCGTATACCTATGGAAGGCATGTTGTTTCCATCCAACTACCACTATATTCCTGGGGACAGCAGGCAGTCGATGATCGACAGAATGCAATACTTAAGGGAAAAATCATTAAGCAAATTTCTAGTGCAAAAAAAGTTCAACGTTAGGCAGGTTCTAACATTAGCCTCGATAGTCGAAAAAGAAACAGCGCACGATGAAGAACGACGCATCGTTGCCAGCATATATCTAAATAGGTTAAAAAATAATATGAGAATACAAGCATGCCCAACCGTAATATATTCAGTAAACTACGGGCAAAAGAGACGACGTAATTCAAAAATAACCAAACTACAGCTCTTCAATGAAAGCGCATATAATACATACCGACTTAAAGGATTGCCTCCGGCGCCTATCTGCAATCCATCAAAATCAAGCCTTACGGCCGCTATCTATCCAGCGGAAACCGATTTTCTCTTTTTTGCTTCTGAAGGTGGCCAACCGTCCGGTCAACACAAATTTTCAAAAAGCTTTCAAGGGCACATTCAAAACCAAAAATTGTTAAGTAAATAG
- the fabF gene encoding beta-ketoacyl-ACP synthase II, with translation MQARRVVVTGLGAVTPLACDVASSWKRLKSGVSGIRKIKHFDTEDLPSKIAGLVPSEENPDGSSNLFQPTDWIEPKDLKKMDRFVVYAMAAATQAVEDAGLPPGEAANEYEKERTGVLIAAGIGGLSTIYETAIDIHEKGCRRVSPFFIPASLINMPSGHVSIKFEFKGPNLSVVTACTSGSHAIGEGTRIIQRNAADVMVVGGTEAAVCKLGVAGFCALKALSTRFNDTPSEASRPWDEDRDGFVMGDGSGVLVLEELEHAKKRGAKIYAEIAGYGVSSDAYHITAPAENGDGAYRSMLAAIKDAEIDAKDLDYINAHGTSTPAGDIAELQAVMKVLGNESKSVCMSSTKSSTGHLLGAAGAVEAIFSIMSIQDSIVPPTLNLHRPPADLGIDLVPLVAKEKHVDIALSNSFGFGGTNSSLVFKKFK, from the coding sequence GTGCAGGCGCGTCGAGTAGTTGTAACAGGGTTGGGTGCGGTCACACCTCTGGCGTGTGATGTTGCTTCGAGCTGGAAAAGGCTTAAGTCCGGCGTGTCCGGTATCAGGAAAATAAAGCATTTTGACACAGAAGACCTGCCGTCAAAGATTGCAGGCTTAGTCCCATCAGAAGAAAACCCCGACGGATCCAGCAACTTATTTCAGCCGACTGATTGGATTGAACCTAAAGACCTCAAAAAAATGGACCGGTTTGTTGTGTATGCGATGGCCGCAGCAACTCAGGCCGTCGAGGATGCGGGATTGCCGCCTGGTGAAGCCGCAAATGAGTATGAAAAAGAGCGTACAGGCGTACTTATTGCCGCGGGTATAGGCGGACTTTCAACCATTTATGAAACAGCAATCGATATTCATGAGAAAGGCTGTCGTAGGGTAAGTCCTTTTTTTATTCCTGCAAGCCTTATCAATATGCCGTCTGGACACGTTTCGATTAAATTCGAATTTAAAGGGCCAAACTTATCAGTAGTAACAGCTTGTACGTCTGGATCACACGCAATTGGCGAGGGGACCAGGATTATTCAGCGAAATGCCGCCGACGTTATGGTGGTTGGCGGCACAGAAGCCGCGGTATGCAAGCTTGGGGTTGCAGGGTTTTGCGCGCTAAAAGCACTGTCAACCAGATTCAACGACACGCCCTCTGAAGCATCAAGGCCTTGGGATGAAGATCGTGACGGCTTCGTTATGGGCGATGGATCTGGGGTGCTGGTGCTTGAAGAGCTTGAGCATGCCAAGAAACGCGGAGCAAAAATATATGCCGAAATTGCTGGATATGGGGTGTCAAGCGACGCATATCATATTACCGCACCTGCAGAAAACGGCGACGGAGCCTACAGATCCATGCTGGCCGCCATTAAAGACGCTGAGATAGATGCCAAAGATTTGGACTATATAAACGCGCATGGAACTTCGACTCCGGCTGGCGATATTGCTGAGCTACAGGCGGTTATGAAGGTACTGGGAAATGAGTCAAAGTCAGTCTGTATGTCATCAACCAAGTCGTCAACCGGGCATTTATTGGGCGCTGCCGGTGCGGTAGAGGCAATCTTTTCCATCATGAGCATACAAGACAGTATCGTTCCCCCAACGCTTAACCTGCATCGCCCGCCAGCCGACCTTGGTATCGATTTGGTTCCGCTTGTTGCGAAGGAAAAGCATGTTGATATAGCTCTCTCTAACTCATTTGGTTTTGGGGGAACAAATTCAAGCCTTGTCTTTAAGAAATTTAAATAA
- a CDS encoding acyl carrier protein: MTQDIAARVKQIVIEKLAVDASKVTESAKFEDDLGADSLDTADIAMKFEEEFSVEIPDDALVKIRTVGDAVNFVKEHHKG; the protein is encoded by the coding sequence ATGACTCAAGACATTGCAGCACGCGTTAAGCAAATCGTTATAGAAAAGCTTGCAGTTGACGCAAGTAAAGTAACAGAATCTGCCAAGTTCGAGGATGATCTCGGCGCCGACAGCCTGGATACCGCCGATATTGCTATGAAATTTGAAGAAGAGTTTTCTGTAGAAATTCCAGATGATGCTCTGGTAAAAATCAGGACTGTTGGCGACGCCGTCAATTTCGTCAAGGAACATCATAAAGGCTGA
- a CDS encoding NAD(P)H-dependent glycerol-3-phosphate dehydrogenase: MDIAIIGAGAYGTALAQVLSQKHKIRLYNDIASVVDEINEQHTNRQFLGDIKLDPGITASTDFSTIGLSKAVFIAVPAQAVRKVCTQIDSLISDKLPLISCSKGIEQATGLFMSELISQNFSNPVFVLSGPSFAAEISRNMPTAVNLAGQDLKGALALAEELSTKGFKVVPTENLIGVQICGAFKNVLAIVTGIIRGLNLGDGAESTVLAKGIREIATFIQKTTGHSDTILSLSGIGDIVMTCFNSVSRNHTLGLKIARNEVALPLDNVGLDQNPLAEGALTIKAWPQISRKYEKHCQIEADMPLFASVYALLYGRLSLSELVALAI, from the coding sequence ATGGATATTGCAATAATTGGCGCTGGAGCCTATGGAACCGCGCTTGCCCAGGTTCTTAGTCAAAAACACAAGATCAGGCTCTATAATGATATTGCCAGCGTGGTTGATGAGATCAACGAACAGCACACTAACCGTCAGTTTCTAGGTGATATCAAGCTTGACCCAGGCATAACCGCCTCAACAGACTTTTCAACAATAGGGCTCAGCAAAGCGGTATTTATTGCTGTTCCGGCCCAAGCCGTAAGGAAAGTATGTACGCAGATTGATAGTCTAATTTCAGATAAATTGCCGCTCATCTCCTGCTCTAAAGGCATCGAGCAAGCTACCGGCCTTTTCATGAGCGAGCTGATAAGCCAAAACTTCAGTAATCCAGTGTTTGTTCTTTCTGGTCCGTCTTTCGCAGCAGAAATTTCCAGAAACATGCCTACAGCCGTCAATTTGGCTGGACAAGACCTGAAAGGTGCCTTAGCACTGGCAGAAGAATTATCAACTAAAGGCTTTAAGGTTGTTCCAACAGAAAACCTGATTGGCGTTCAGATCTGTGGAGCTTTTAAAAACGTTTTGGCAATCGTTACAGGCATAATTCGAGGGCTTAATCTTGGCGATGGGGCCGAGTCAACTGTGCTGGCCAAAGGAATACGGGAAATAGCCACGTTTATACAAAAAACAACCGGTCACAGCGACACAATCCTCAGTTTAAGCGGCATAGGCGACATAGTTATGACTTGCTTTAACTCTGTGTCCAGAAATCACACTCTGGGGTTAAAAATCGCACGCAACGAGGTAGCGCTTCCCTTAGATAACGTCGGCCTTGATCAAAATCCTTTGGCCGAAGGAGCGTTAACCATCAAGGCCTGGCCGCAAATAAGCCGTAAATACGAAAAACATTGTCAAATCGAGGCAGATATGCCGCTGTTTGCTTCGGTTTACGCCTTGTTGTACGGACGCTTGAGCCTCTCAGAACTAGTTGCGCTTGCAATTTAA
- a CDS encoding glycerophosphodiester phosphodiesterase family protein: MTFVDNPVKRARKNGVLLAAHRGTFGGNIIQNTIPAFENALKHGADILELDVAKTIDGDFFVFHIGQESCLLGTNQKLDTMTTNQVLSYNLYNSIQEITSQKINTLSDVLDHFKQKCLINIDRGWFYWEDLIRYLENKGMKDQIILKSPPEIEFLKQLEDSQTGIMYMPIIRRQRHLECVISHKINLAAVEVIFSSDDHELAQAQFIEEMHNRGLLLWVNAIVLNDKTILSGGHDDNRAITQNMHDAWGWLIDRGYDIILTDRPLLFKSYIAKRQSANNNSLTQHEV, translated from the coding sequence ATGACTTTCGTTGACAATCCAGTAAAGAGAGCGAGAAAAAATGGCGTGTTGCTGGCAGCACACAGAGGAACTTTTGGAGGTAATATCATACAAAATACGATTCCTGCCTTTGAAAATGCACTAAAGCACGGAGCAGATATTCTGGAGCTTGACGTTGCAAAAACAATAGATGGGGATTTCTTTGTTTTTCACATTGGCCAGGAATCGTGTCTGCTGGGAACGAATCAAAAGCTGGATACCATGACCACTAATCAGGTCTTAAGTTATAATCTTTACAATAGTATACAAGAAATTACATCTCAGAAAATCAATACATTAAGCGATGTCCTTGATCATTTTAAACAAAAATGTTTGATCAATATCGATCGTGGATGGTTTTATTGGGAAGACCTCATTCGCTATCTTGAAAATAAAGGCATGAAAGATCAGATTATCCTGAAAAGCCCTCCGGAAATTGAATTTTTAAAACAGCTTGAAGACAGCCAAACAGGCATCATGTATATGCCGATTATACGAAGGCAGAGACATCTTGAGTGCGTCATATCACATAAAATCAACTTGGCGGCAGTGGAGGTTATTTTTTCTTCCGACGATCATGAATTAGCTCAAGCACAATTCATTGAGGAAATGCATAATAGAGGACTTCTTCTTTGGGTAAATGCAATTGTGCTAAATGATAAAACTATTTTAAGCGGCGGTCATGATGATAACCGCGCTATTACTCAAAATATGCATGACGCTTGGGGTTGGTTAATTGATCGAGGATACGACATAATCCTGACTGACCGGCCGCTGCTGTTTAAGTCGTACATAGCTAAGCGTCAATCAGCCAATAACAATTCACTTACCCAGCATGAGGTCTAA